The genomic DNA CGAATTGGGATACGGCCGCGACTGCGGGCGATCAGGCTCCGTGGACGAATGGCTCGGACGCGGTCTTCGGGGGGACGGGCGGAGTGGTGACGGTGTCGGGCACGGTCAGCGCTGCCTCGCTGACGTTTGATGCACCATCGTATAGCCTTACCGGCGGGACGGTGGCGCTGGCCGGCGCGGCGGTGATCGGTACGGGAGCCAATGATGTGACGCTGGCCCCAGTCATCTCAGGGACGACGATTTCCAAAACGGGCACGGGGACGCTGACGATGGCGGGGAGCAATACCTTCACCGGCGGCTTCACGATTTCCGAAGGGACGGTGAAGGCGGGAAGTAGCAACGCCTTGGGCGATATGGCGGGTGTGACGACCATTTCCCCCGGAGCGACGCTGGACGTGAACGGCCAGGATTTCGGCCGCAAACAATTTTTCGTCTCGGGCACGGGCGTGGGCGGAGCAGGAGCGATCGTGAACACCGGCGCCGCCGCTCTGAACGCGATCGAGAGCTTGACGATGGCCGGTGCCACGACCTTGGGCGGGACGGGGAACTGGAACCTGGTTCCGGGTTTCTCGCTGGCGATGGGAGGGTTCACGCTGACGAAGGTGGGCGCGAATGAGATCGGGCTGAAGGCGCTGGTGAATACTCCGGGCCACATCGATGTGAAGGAAGGCACGTTCAGCTTCCTGAGCAACAACATCGGCGGATCGGCGGCGAATACGGTGACGGTCCGGACGGGAGCGACGCTGGGCATGACGGAGAGTTCGACCAGTCGCGCGTGGAAGGCCATCCTCGAGGCCGGAACGACGTGGCGGGGGAGTCCGGCCGCGGGCTACGATGCGAAGTGGAGCGGTCCGGTGAGCATCGCGGGGGCGACTACCTTTGACGTGCCGGGGATCAACAAGCCGATGGTCCACAGTGGCATCATCTCGGGTTCCGGTTCGGTGACGAAGACCGGCGCGGGGATTTGGACGATTAGCGGGGCCAACACCTATACCGGCGGTACGACAGTGACGGGAGGGACGCTGCAAGTCACTTCCTCTTCCGCACTGGGTAGCGGGCCGGTGGTAGTTGCTGCCGGAGGAACGCTCTCCGGCAATAGCTCGATCCCCGGCGCGGTGACGATTGCCGGTGCGATTGATCCCGGGGTGAGCTACCAGGCCGGGATCTTGACGCTGGGCCCGACCATTCTCTCTGGCACCTACCGGTGCACGATCGGATCTTCCGACAAGCTGGTGGTGAATGGAGACCTGGATTTGACCGGTGCCACGCTGGATGTGTCGATCGGGCCCGGGAGCTATTCCGGCGCGCAAGTCATCCTCAGCTATACCGGCACGGTCACGGGCAGCTTTTCCGCGCCGGGTGTGACGGCCAACGGCCTGGTGCTGCAGCACGATGTGGCGAACAAGCGGTTCATCGTCAGGCCGAAAGTCTACGAGGAGTGGATCGCGAGCTTTCCTGGTCTGGTAGATCCCTCGCAGGATGGCGATCCGGATGGCGATGGATTGCCGAATCTGGTGGAGTACATGCTCGGCGGAAATCCGGCCTCCTTTGAATCCCAGATCAGGCCAAAGATGAGCTACAGTGGTGGCCAGCTTGTCCTCAGCTTCTCACGCAGTACTTTCTCGGTAATTGACACCACCCAGATCGTCCAGTGGAGCCAGGACCTGGTGCATTGGAACGACCTGCCGATCTTCAACGACCCTGGAACCGGGGAAACCTTTGAGTTCAATCCGGGAGCGGAGAAGATCACGATGAGCTTTCCGGGTGACCTTGGGCGCTTTTACGTGCGGCTGAAGGTGACGAAGCCGTGATGGTGTGGTGGGTGGAGGTGCGTTTGTGAAGCGCCGGGGGTCTCACGATGCGGCTTGTTGCCGCCAAAGTGCGACGGTCATGGACGCGCCGTCACATCCATGGAGGCGGTATCCTGCAAAAGCTGCAGGAGTTCTGATCGGATGAATGGCGGGGTCTCCGGATCGCAGGAATTTCACGTAAATTAACTTTTTTTGTGCGGTGGGGTTCACTTGACTCCCGCGCGTGAAGTTGAAGTGCTGTTCGTTCTCCCGCGTTTGTCTTTATGTCATCAGTTCGGTTGTGCCATTGGAGGCTGCAAGTCTCCATTGGGACGGGACTTCCACGGGGGTGGATGCGGATGGCGGGGTGGGGACGTGGAGCACGGCGGCGAGTCCGGCGAATTGGGACACGGCGGCGAGCGGTGGGGTGGATACGGCGTGGAGTGCGGATTCGGAGGCTGTCTTCGGCGGGACCGGTGGTGTGGTGACGGTGTCAGGGACGGTGAGTGCGAGTTCGCTGGTTTTCACGGCGCAGGGTTATTTCCTGACGGGTGGCAACGTCTCTCTAACAGGCGCGCCGGTGATCGCGACCGGGGCGAACGATGTCACGCTGGATACGATCCTCGCGGGTGCGGCGCCCATCACCAAGACCGGGGCGGGCACGCTGACGATGGGGGTGAGCAATTCCTTCACGGGTGGCTTTACGATCGCTGCCGGCCAACTGGTGGTGGGAAATGCGGCTGCGCCTGACACGAACGGATTGCTCGGCACGGGTCCGGTGACGATCGCGGGTGGTGCCTCCTTCACGCTGGCACGCGGCGGTTCGACGACGGTCACGGAAATCGCGCATGCCTTCAGCGGCAGCGGCGGTCTGACGATCGCGGGGAATAACAATGGCTCGAACGGCTACTCGGACTTCAAGCTCACGGGGGACAGCAGCACTTTCACCGGGCCGATCACGGTCTCGAATGCGCGCATCAGTGCGGTGACTGGAAAGGAGACCGGTAGCGGTGCGATCAATCTAACAGGCCGCTCCTCGCTGTTCGCCGAGGGGGCGACGGTGGCGAATCCGCTGGTCTTTTCCCCGACGGGACAGTGGAAGGGTTTCCTGCAGGCGGGTGGGAACCTGATCCTGGCGGATGCCACGATCACGGGACCGGTCACGCTGTCCGGACCGGTGGCGACGCGGGTGAATGCGCCGGGCTACGGCAAGCGGCTGAACCTGATCAGCGGAGCGATCGGGCAGTCCGGCGGGACGGGTTCCATCGCGTTTTTCAATGAGGGCACCAGCGACACCACCTACACACTCTCGGGTGCCAGCACGTACACCGGCACCACCACGGTCAACAGTGGTGCGGTCCTGAATCTAACAGGTAGTCTGGCCGGCACGGCGGTGACGGTAAGCGGCTCGATCGGCGGCAGTGGCGTGATCGGGACCGGCGGCTCACTCACGATGGCCGCGCTGGGCAAGATCAAGGTGCCCACGTCCGGGGAAGCGCTCACGGTGAATGGCAATGTGACCCTTCAAACCTCGTCTTACGTCGCGGTGGACATGAAGCCGGGTGTGGTCGCGGGCGATCCGATCCCGGTGCTGCACTACACCGGCACGCTCACGGGTGCGGCACAGTTGGGCGTGGATGCCTCCTTCAACTATCGGAAGGCGGTGCTGGCATTCACTCCGAACCTGATCACGGTCGACATCGGATCGAAGGCGCTGATCTGGAAGGGAGCGGGCTCCGACTATTGGCAAGATGGCGCGGTGAAGTGGGCGACCACCAATGAAGGAGCTGCCGCTGATGTTTTCTACAGGGGTGACAGTGTGGAATTCAACGACAGCGGGAGTGGCGGTCTGGTGCGCGTCGGCAACACGGTGTTCCCTTCTGGCGTGCTGGTGAACAACAGCAGCAAGGAGTACAACATCGGCGGCTTCATCGCGGGTCCCTGCGCGCTGGTGAAGAAGGGCAGCGGCAAGCTGATTCTCTCTGGCATGGGCAGCAGCTACACGGGTGGCACGACCATCGAAGCAGGCGTCGTGGAACTCCGGAGTGGCACCACACCGCTTGGCAGCGGGCCGGTCTCAGTCGGGCCCGCGGCGGTGCTTTACGGTGGCGGCACCATCCAAGGGCCGCTCACCCTTGCCGGCACGCTGGGAGATGCGTCCGGCACTGCGGGGGTCGGGATCGAAGCGGGTCCCACGGTCCTCTCGGGGAGCTATCGCTGTTGGCTTACCGCCGATTCCAGCGACTGGCTCGCGGTGACGGGTGACCTCGATCTCACTGGCTCCGAGCTCACGCTGGCGACGCATGATGCGTTGTTCCATGAGGATACCTTCGTGATCGCCCGCTACACGGGGAACCTCACCGGCTTCTTCGCGGCGGTGAGCGGTGTGCCTGCCGGCTACGTGCTGAAGCATCTGCCCGCGAGCAAGCAGATCGTGGTGGTGCGAAAGAATCTGGATGAATGGCTGGCGGGGTATCCCGGACTTGGCGATGTGACGGCCGATGGCGATCCGGACCACGATGGGATGGTCAATCTGATGGAATACGTGCTGGGCGGGAATCCGGGTGGCAACGACACCGGCATCCTGCCTACCCAGGGCTTCGACTTCGGGAATGCGTTCTTCCGCTTCAAGCGCAGCAGGATCTCGGCAGCTCATACGCTGCAGGTGGTCCAGTGGAGCACGGATCTGAAGAACTGGACGGACGTTCCGACTTCGGGGCCCGGCGTTCATACCTACTCCTATAGCTACGACCTGGAGGAGATCACGGTGAGTGTGCCGCCAAGCCCGGGTGGCATGTTCTTCCGGCTGAAGGTGACGGAGCTGTGATCGTGACGAACCGCGCCAGTGATCGGAGTGGCGATGTTCCGGCGGAGCGCGAGAAGCCGGAAGGGCGCAGCCCTTCCGCTACGTTTTGTTGGCTGAGGCTGGCTACTCGTCCTTCTCGGTCTTGTCGGAGCAGTAGGTCTCCATGAAGTTCTTGGCGTCTTCGCCAACGGGGCCGATCTCGGTGCCGTCGGGGCGGAAGAGCCAGAGCCAGTCGTAGGAGCCGCCGCCGAGGAAGTAGCGGTGTTGGCCTAACAGGAGGCAGTCCTGGTATTCGCCGCGGGGGATGACTTTGACGCCATCGCCGGCGACGAGGAAGCGTTCCTTGGAATTGGTGGTGTCGACGACGTGGACGGCGCTGGAGGTGGTCCAAGCGGGAGTGTCGAAGTAGACGAAGCGGCCGTCGGTGGAGAACTGGAGATTGTGGAAGGTGGAGATGACTTCCTTCATTTCATTCGATGCGCGCGGCTTGACGAGGAGGACGGGTTCCTTGCCGGCTGCGTCGATTTGCCAGAGTTCCTGTGGGTCGTATTCGCCGGAGCCGGTGGGGATTTTCTTTCCGGCGGTGGCGCGGATGAAGACGATCCAATTGCCATCGGTGGAGAGGACGGGGGCGGTGTCCTTGCCCGAGGTGGTGAGGGTTTTGGTTTCGCCGGAGTCGGTGTGGAGGAGGATGTTGCCGTCCTTGGCTTCGACGGATGGGTCGGCGGCGAGGGTGGAGGAGATGGCGAGGCAGGCCATGGCCGTGATGATCCTGATCATGAAGAAGAGGATGCATGGCGGTGGAGGGGAAGCGAGGGGAACCTTCTCTAACAACCCTCAGTAGTCCGGTTAATTCCTACTATTTCACCTTCGTTATTTTCACGATCTTGGCTAACGGACTTTCCTCATCGTTCCACATTTTGCCATTGGAACGGATCTTCTCGACAACCACGTCCCTAAACTTCCACGGGTTGATCTCTAGTTTGTCGCCTTTCACGTGTAGTGCCCGCTCAAAGTCCCCGCTCATCTCGTAACCACCCGGAAAACGTTCGATCTTTGGCATCGCCTTATGAAGAAGTCCATTTCTCCAATCCTGCCAAAATCCAAAGCAGTCTTCCTTTTTAATTCCAAACTCGCTCGCCATTAATTCAAAGGCTTTCGCAGAGTCAGAGAATTTATCCCCCTCCTTCATAGCTGTGGAATACCTGAGATACTTTTCGTATAGCGCTATGGAGACCATCATTACCACGAATGCCGAGTGCCGATCTTTCGACATTTCACTGAGTGGACCGCAAAACCAGTCCTCCACCATTTCTCGCCGGGGTTTCTGGACCTCAAATCTGGCAGTATCTTGCTGGACCGTCGAAAAGGAGCCTTGTGGGTAATGCCCCGTCGAATCATTCGGGAAGGGATTCGTCATAGGATCTCATCCGAACATCGCCGCAGTGGTATTGCAACTTAAACGCGAGGTGGGGACCGGAGAGATTGCCGTAGCCATGCCACACAATCTCTAAGTTATTTCAATCCTCGGTGATGGCGCGGATTTCGTCGATGGAGACGTCGGCGTAGAAGTTGACGGTGATGGTGCGGCGGTCGGGGGAGAGTTCGACGCGGTCGGCGAATTTCGAGGCGGTCTTGGTGCCGGGTTCGAGGCCGCGGAGTTCGGCGTCGCGGGGGCCGAGTTGTGGGAGGGGGGAGCGGGTGAGGGTGGCATCGGTGCGATTCAGCTTCTGGCTGTGGGTGATGATGCCGAGCACGGGGCGGTCGAAGGTGACGGAGCCCTGGAAATTGCGGAGGTATTCCAAGCCCATGCTTTGGCCGACGGGATTGTAACGGAGCAGGTAGCTGCGGACGCGTTTGCCGGCGGGTGGGGTGATCTTGTAGGGGGCGCTGAGGTTCTGGCCATCGTAGGTGCCGGGCTCGATGATATCGACGGGGATGGATTTGGCGGGCTTGAAGTCGCGGCGCTCGGGGATGACGAGGATCTGGTTGTCATTCTCGAGGGCGGCGAGTGATTCGGGGGTGCCGGGTGGTGCGGGGATGACTTCGCCGCGGGTGGAGCGGATGCCGGAGGCGACGGGCCAGGTGCGCTGGTAGGGTGAGGGCTCGAAGGCGACGTCGCTGAGCTTGGTGTCGCTGGTGGCGCGGATGGCGGCGCCGCGTTCGATCTGGCGCTTCACGTTGTCGTTCTGGACGACGACCTTGCCATCGAGGACGAGGACGTCGGCGGTGCCATCGGGGCTGGCGGAGACGCCGAAGGAGGTGCCGAGGTCGGTGACGGTGGCGGAGGTGGTGACGACGCGGAAGCCGTGGGCGGTCTCCGGGCACCAGGCATTGAGACGGCCGTGGGCGAGCTCGACTTCATCCTGCGAGCGGATGGTGAGCTCGGCGGGTGCCTCGATGGCGACGACGGCGCCATTGGTGAATTCCATGCGGGAGACGCCGGTGGAGAAGATGAGCTTTTGGCCGGTGCGGACTTGCCTGGCGGTTTCCTCGCCATCGTAGCGGGTGGCGACGACGGTGCCGCGCATGGAGAGTGCAAGGCCGGCGGCGAGGGCGATGGCGGCTGCTGCGGCGAGGGTGATGCGCTTCCGGCGCTGGAAGCGGATGGTGTTTTGGACGCGGTTCGGGAAAGTGTCGTCTTCTTCGCCGGCGATGGTGTTGAGGTGGGGGAGGACGGAGCGGAGGAAGGTTTCGTCGCTGAGCTCGGGCTTGAGGCGGGCGAGTGCGCCGGAGACGAGGAGCTGGGAGCGGAGGGTGGCGATGGCCTGGGGATCGGACTCGAGGAGTGCGGCGAGGCGCTCGCGGCTGAGGTCGTCGAGGGTGCCGTCCAAGTACTGCGCGCACAGTAGTTCGAAGTCGGTGCTGCCGTGGTCGGCTTGCGGTGAGTTCATGGAGGGAGGCGATTCAGGCGTTGATGTGCTTGGCGACGAGGCAGTCGGCGAGCGCCTTGCGGGCGTGGAAGAGGAGCTTGCGGACGGAGGCGGGATTCATGGAGAGGTCGTCGCCGATCTCGCTGGCATTCCGGTCATCGTAGTAGCGGGCGTGGATGACGCGGCGGATGTTTTCGGGAAGATTGGCGAGGCATTCGCGGAGGGCCTCGTGACGGATCTCGGCGTCCTGGAGGACGCCGGGGGCGGGTGCGGTGGGCTCGGCGGCGATGATGATGCCGGTGATCTTTTCATCGAGCAGGCGCTGGCGGCGGCCGGTCTTGGTGAGCTCGTTCATGACGAGATTCCGGGCGATGGTGCGGAACCAGCCGGGGGCGTTCTCGGGATTGTCGAGCTCCTCCCACTTGCGGTGGGCGATGACGAAGGTCTCCTGGGCGAGGTCGTCGACCCAGGCGTCATTCACGCCGAGCGAGCGGATGAAGTAGCGGAGGCCGGAGTGGTGGGCGCGCACCGCGGCGTCGATCTGCTGGTCTCTTTCCCGGCGGGTCATGGTGGAGTCTGGATGGTGGCGAGGTGGATGAAAGAATCTACCTCCGGGCAAGGATTTCGCGAGGGGGGAAGGTGTTCCAGGGTGGGATCCGAATTTTCCGAATGCGATCACTCCTCGCCGCTGGAGGTCTGCGAGGAAGGGGAATTATCACCCCAAATCACCTCGTTTCGGGGGAGCGGCGCAGGCATCTCCGTCACTTGCTGCGGGGAACTAGACCATCCCTCCCACCATGCATTGATCTCCGCGATCGCATTCCGGTAGCCTTCGATATCTCCGGAAAAGGCGAGCAGTGCGGCCTCCATTTCCTCCCGTGTGAAGGTGTCCAGATTCGGTGATTCCAGCACTCTCATGGTCTCGATCACACCAGCGCAGGCGGCTTCGCGAAGCGGGCCGGTCAAGCGTGGATCAAACCGGGGTCCGTTCCCCGTGCTCGCCTCCGCAATGGCCATGGCGGCAAACTCCAGCATGACGGCTGCCGAGGAAGGATCGCAACGAGAAGCGAGATGAGTCAGATGCGGCGCTGCGGCGAGAGCCGAGTCGTAGACATTGCCGCCGCAGATGCATTGGAGAAGGTCCTCCTGAAGGGCTTTTCTCCCGGGAATTGTTCCCGCATAGTATCCCTTGAGGATTTTCGCGAACTCTCGGCCGGTGATGTTGTGGCAACTGAGCTGGTGCCAAATCGCCTCGTCGAGGGGAATCATGCCGGTTCAGCGATCCGGGACCAAGTGGTCAGGGGCATTCTTGCGGAGTGGGTGTGAATTCACTTCGGCTCTGCCTTCGTCGCACCCTCCGCCGGGACTTCGGTCTCGGGCTTGATCTGGGGGATGGGTGGGTCGGGGTAGGGCTCTTCCTTTTGCTTCGCTGGCTCTCCGGGCTTTTTGGTGGCGTCGTCCTTGAAGGTGACGGCGGTGGTGGCCTTGACGGCTTTTGTTAGATCGAGGACGGTGCGGGTGATGCGGTCGACGCCTTCGGCGGCGGTGTCGTCGTGGACGAGGGTGTAGACGCCGGGCTTCACGTTCGGGATGACGTAGCGGATGGTGTAGGACCAATTGACGTCCTCGACCTTGCCGGTGTCGTCGTAGCGCTCCTTGGGATTGATGAGGATGGCGGACTTGTTGGCGAAGAGGGTGCCGGCGATGCCCTTGGTGCCGGCGTTCATGGCGATGTTCCCGAGGGTGAGGAAGAGCTGGCTCTTGCCATCGTAGACGTAGCTGACGGTGACCTTGGGGGCGGTGGGTGCGGCTTTCTCGGTGGCGACGATGGTGCCGATGTCGCGGTCGGCCGCATGGCCGGGGAAGGAGGTCGCCAGGAAGGCGAGGAACAGCAGGGTTTTCATCTCGTCCGCGTTCTAGCGGAAAGGCGGGTGGGAGGGAAGCACGGGATGAGGCGGGCGGATGGTCACCGGTCATCGGGTGACGCGATGCGAAGTGACGTTTTTTTCGTTATCGGGGGCTGTCTTTTAGCGGTGAAAGGCCTTGCTTGAAAGGACACCGCAAGGGCGGTCTGCAAAGGGGATGCGGCAAATCGCAGCGCGGGACGGGTGGCGTGCGACTGTTCATCAGTGAGTTGAAGGGAGCATGAGTTGTGCTCTTTTCCAAGCATCATGGAAATCGTCCTCAACTCACGAGTGGTGCCGGGCGGCTTGCGCAAAGTCGTGGAACGCGTGGTGCGGCGCTTCACTTTCAGACCGCAGTTCCGATGGATGGCGACGCCTTCGGAGGAGGTGGTGCTTTGCTTGCCGCCGCTGCTCGTGGAATCAGTTTATGGTTCGCGTGAGAAAGAGGGGGTATTGCTGAGGGCGGGAATCGAGGATGAGATCCGGCGAGAGATCGAGAGCTTGCTGCCCTTCACGGAGGCGGGTGCTGCGGAGGCGCGGAAATGAAAGTGGGGCTTCTCAATTTATCACTGAACTACGGCTATGGATCATGAATTGCAGCGCTACCTGAATGACCATCTGGCGGGATCGGCGGGGGCGGTGAAACTCATCGATGATCTGGCGAGCCGTCAGGAGGATCCGGGAGAGGCGGAGTTTTTCCGCGCGCTGAGGGAAAAGGTGGAAGCGGATCGTGTGCAGTTGCGGGAGCTGCTCGATCGCGCCGGGCTGGAGGAAAGCACGGCGCTGCAAGTGGCGGGGAAGCTGACCGCGGGAGTGAGCCAGCTGAAGTTGAAGTGGGAAGGCATGGAGCCGGGAGAGCTCGGGATGTTGGAGGCGCTGGAGATGCTGGCGCTGGGGATCCAGGGGAAGCGAATGCTGTGGGTGATGCTGGGGGAGTTGGCGCCGGCGTTTCCGGAGTGGGAGGGTGTTCGGTTTGCGGATCTGGAGCTGGAGGCGATCCGGCAGCGGGATGCGGTGGAAGAGCGGAGGGTGAGGTGTGGGAGGGATTCGCTGGTGGATGCGGGGCGGCTGGAGGTGGTGAGGGCGGAGTCGTAGGTCGGGGTGGATGATGGTTGATTCTCCCTTGTGATCCCTCGTGCCGGTGCCCAGCGTGGCGGCAAAGCTTGATGAAGACTGGTCGCATCTCGCCAGAACGATGAACACGCATGACTCTCCCGGTCACGAGGACGCCCGCTGGTGGTGGAGCCGGAGTGTGCTCGGCGCGATTGTCTCGCCGAAGGTGATCTACTTTCTGGTGGTGCCTCTGGTTCTGGCGCTCGTGGTCCATGAGGTGATGACGGGCACCCGGGCGGAGGCTGTGCTGACGATTGCGGTGGGGATTGCTTTCGTGGGGGTTCAGATTGCGGTGGCGGCTTTGCCGGCGGATGAGCCGACGGCGCCTAACCGCGAACGACGAGCTGAGGTTCCGCCTGAGGAGTTTTGAGAAGAGGGCGACAGGAGTGTCGCCGCTCCTCAGGGCTCGCGGGTCGCTTCGGGATCACAGGGTGATCTGTGCGCCGAGCTCGACGACGCGGCCGGGGGGGAGGCGGAAGTAGGCGGTGGCGGGGGAGGCATTGCGGGCCATGGCGGCGAAGACGGCGAGGCGGAGGTGTTCGAGGGCGCTGGCCTTGCGGCCGACGCCGTAGGTTTCGCGGCCGAGGACGTAGGTGGCCTTGCCGGGGTGGAACTTGATTTCCTCGGGCAGGCCGGCCTTGAGCGCGACGGGAACGTCGGGCGTGTCGGCGAAGCCGAAGCTGAGGGTGACGCGGTGGATGCCCTCGCCCTGGTCGCTGTGCTCGATGGATTCGCACGGGTTGGCGTGCGGTTGGTCGAGGGTCTGGACGTGGAGGAGGACGACGCGTTCGTGGAGGACCTGGTTGTGCTTGAGATTGTGGAGGAGGGCGGTGGGGACGGTATTGCCGCGGCCGCTCATGTAGACGGCGGTGCCGGAGACGCGGTGGATGTGGCCGCGCTTGAGTTCTGTTAGAAGGCCATCAATGGGGAGGGCGTCCTTTGTGAGGCGGCGATAGAGGCGCTCGCGTCCCCACATCCAGGTGATCATGAGGGCGAAGATGATGCCTCCGACGACGAGGGGCAGCCAGCCACCTTCGATGATCTTGTGAGCATTCGCGGCGAGGAAGGCGCCATCGACGGTGAGGAAGGCGGCGGTGAGCAGGCCGGCCTTCAGCTTGCTCCATCCCCACGCGGAGATCGCGGCGGAGTAGAAGAGCATGGAGGTGATGGTCATGGTGAGGGCGATGGCGATGCCGTAGGCGGCCTCGAGGGCGGAGGAGGTCTTGAACGCGAGCACGAGCAGGATGCACGCGACGGCGAGCAGGTGATTCACGGAGGGCACGTAGATCTGTCCGGCGGAGTGCTCGGAGGTGTAGCGGATTTTCACGCGCGGGAGCACGCCGAGTTGGACGGCCTGGCCTGTGAGAGAATAGGCGCCGGAGATGAGGGCCTGGCTTGCGATGACGGCAGCGAGGGTGGCGAGGATGGTGAGCGGGAAGCGCAGGAACTCGGGCGCGAGCAGGAAGAAGGGCGCGCGGATGGCTGAGGGGTCCTCGATGAGCAGGGCGGCCTGGCCGAGGTAGTTCAGCGCGAGGCCGGGGAAGACGACGGTGAACCATGCCATGCGGATGGGCTTCACGCCGAAGTGGCCGAGGTCGGCATAGAGGGCCTCGCCACCGGTGACGGCGAGGAAAACGGAGGCGAGCAGCGGGAAGGCGTGCTCCCATTCATGGATCAGGAACATGAAGCCGGCATGCGGGCTGATGGCCTTCAGGACTTCCGGGTTATGGATGAGCTTGGCGATGCCGAGTGCGCCGAGCGTGCCGAACCAGACCATGACGATGGGGCCGAAGATGACGCCGACCTTGCCGGTGCCGTGGCGCTGGATGGAGAAGAGAGCGACGAGAATGCCGACGCAGATGGGGATGATCCAGTGCTCCACCACCGGGGCGCTGACGGAGAGGCCCTCCACAGCGCTGAGCACGGAGATGGCGGGCGTGAGCATGCCGTCTGCGTAAATCAGTGCGGCACCGGCGAGGCCTAACAGGAGGACGAACTTCGGCTCGATCATGCCGGCGCGTCGCTTGCAGGCGCGAATGAGGGCGGAGAGTGCGAGGATGCCGCCCTCGCCCTTGTTATCGAGGCGGAGGATGATGAAGAGGTACTTCAGCGATACGACGAGGATCAGCGACCAGACAATGAGGGAGGCGGCGCCAATGAGATTCTCCGGATGGATGGGTGCGCCGTGGCTGCCGGAGAAGCAGGCGCGGAAGGCATACAGCGGGCTGGTGCCGATGTCGCCGAAGACAATGCCAAGCGCCGCGAGCGTGGCGGCGGCGAGGGCGGGTGAGCGGTGTGAGTGACCGTCAGATGTCGTAGTCATGGTCAGGAGAAAACGGGAAGGGTGGGAAGCGTTAGGCCGAAGCGGTTTTGAAGGCGATTGTAGAACTTGAGGTTCTT from Luteolibacter sp. Y139 includes the following:
- a CDS encoding autotransporter-associated beta strand repeat-containing protein produces the protein MRPSRSLPAVFFRIVGLVIPMGMVMPVQAVSLYWDGASTGPDADGGAGTWSTGPAANWDTAATAGDQAPWTNGSDAVFGGTGGVVTVSGTVSAASLTFDAPSYSLTGGTVALAGAAVIGTGANDVTLAPVISGTTISKTGTGTLTMAGSNTFTGGFTISEGTVKAGSSNALGDMAGVTTISPGATLDVNGQDFGRKQFFVSGTGVGGAGAIVNTGAAALNAIESLTMAGATTLGGTGNWNLVPGFSLAMGGFTLTKVGANEIGLKALVNTPGHIDVKEGTFSFLSNNIGGSAANTVTVRTGATLGMTESSTSRAWKAILEAGTTWRGSPAAGYDAKWSGPVSIAGATTFDVPGINKPMVHSGIISGSGSVTKTGAGIWTISGANTYTGGTTVTGGTLQVTSSSALGSGPVVVAAGGTLSGNSSIPGAVTIAGAIDPGVSYQAGILTLGPTILSGTYRCTIGSSDKLVVNGDLDLTGATLDVSIGPGSYSGAQVILSYTGTVTGSFSAPGVTANGLVLQHDVANKRFIVRPKVYEEWIASFPGLVDPSQDGDPDGDGLPNLVEYMLGGNPASFESQIRPKMSYSGGQLVLSFSRSTFSVIDTTQIVQWSQDLVHWNDLPIFNDPGTGETFEFNPGAEKITMSFPGDLGRFYVRLKVTKP
- a CDS encoding autotransporter-associated beta strand repeat-containing protein — translated: MKLKCCSFSRVCLYVISSVVPLEAASLHWDGTSTGVDADGGVGTWSTAASPANWDTAASGGVDTAWSADSEAVFGGTGGVVTVSGTVSASSLVFTAQGYFLTGGNVSLTGAPVIATGANDVTLDTILAGAAPITKTGAGTLTMGVSNSFTGGFTIAAGQLVVGNAAAPDTNGLLGTGPVTIAGGASFTLARGGSTTVTEIAHAFSGSGGLTIAGNNNGSNGYSDFKLTGDSSTFTGPITVSNARISAVTGKETGSGAINLTGRSSLFAEGATVANPLVFSPTGQWKGFLQAGGNLILADATITGPVTLSGPVATRVNAPGYGKRLNLISGAIGQSGGTGSIAFFNEGTSDTTYTLSGASTYTGTTTVNSGAVLNLTGSLAGTAVTVSGSIGGSGVIGTGGSLTMAALGKIKVPTSGEALTVNGNVTLQTSSYVAVDMKPGVVAGDPIPVLHYTGTLTGAAQLGVDASFNYRKAVLAFTPNLITVDIGSKALIWKGAGSDYWQDGAVKWATTNEGAAADVFYRGDSVEFNDSGSGGLVRVGNTVFPSGVLVNNSSKEYNIGGFIAGPCALVKKGSGKLILSGMGSSYTGGTTIEAGVVELRSGTTPLGSGPVSVGPAAVLYGGGTIQGPLTLAGTLGDASGTAGVGIEAGPTVLSGSYRCWLTADSSDWLAVTGDLDLTGSELTLATHDALFHEDTFVIARYTGNLTGFFAAVSGVPAGYVLKHLPASKQIVVVRKNLDEWLAGYPGLGDVTADGDPDHDGMVNLMEYVLGGNPGGNDTGILPTQGFDFGNAFFRFKRSRISAAHTLQVVQWSTDLKNWTDVPTSGPGVHTYSYSYDLEEITVSVPPSPGGMFFRLKVTEL
- a CDS encoding TolB family protein — its product is MIRIITAMACLAISSTLAADPSVEAKDGNILLHTDSGETKTLTTSGKDTAPVLSTDGNWIVFIRATAGKKIPTGSGEYDPQELWQIDAAGKEPVLLVKPRASNEMKEVISTFHNLQFSTDGRFVYFDTPAWTTSSAVHVVDTTNSKERFLVAGDGVKVIPRGEYQDCLLLGQHRYFLGGGSYDWLWLFRPDGTEIGPVGEDAKNFMETYCSDKTEKDE
- a CDS encoding FecR domain-containing protein, coding for MNSPQADHGSTDFELLCAQYLDGTLDDLSRERLAALLESDPQAIATLRSQLLVSGALARLKPELSDETFLRSVLPHLNTIAGEEDDTFPNRVQNTIRFQRRKRITLAAAAAIALAAGLALSMRGTVVATRYDGEETARQVRTGQKLIFSTGVSRMEFTNGAVVAIEAPAELTIRSQDEVELAHGRLNAWCPETAHGFRVVTTSATVTDLGTSFGVSASPDGTADVLVLDGKVVVQNDNVKRQIERGAAIRATSDTKLSDVAFEPSPYQRTWPVASGIRSTRGEVIPAPPGTPESLAALENDNQILVIPERRDFKPAKSIPVDIIEPGTYDGQNLSAPYKITPPAGKRVRSYLLRYNPVGQSMGLEYLRNFQGSVTFDRPVLGIITHSQKLNRTDATLTRSPLPQLGPRDAELRGLEPGTKTASKFADRVELSPDRRTITVNFYADVSIDEIRAITED
- a CDS encoding RNA polymerase sigma factor — its product is MTRRERDQQIDAAVRAHHSGLRYFIRSLGVNDAWVDDLAQETFVIAHRKWEELDNPENAPGWFRTIARNLVMNELTKTGRRQRLLDEKITGIIIAAEPTAPAPGVLQDAEIRHEALRECLANLPENIRRVIHARYYDDRNASEIGDDLSMNPASVRKLLFHARKALADCLVAKHINA